tgactgccactactatagaagaagagttgaaaaatagagcgccatggcgttcaattagaagttttacagtaatATTAATAGATTAACTTCAAATTGCCGAGGTCTGACCGTATTTGCTTCTACCAAATAATCTTGACTGAATGACTTCAGTGTGATCAGCCGGTATCTTTTCCTGAGATGCTAGGTATGAAGAAAATTACTTGTATGTTGCAGATCTCAGTGAGGCTACCGCCCCCGTGCTCAAGCATTGGGGGCTAAAATATCAAGTGCAATCCCGGACGCCCAAGTCGAACTTGTGGCTGGCCGAAGCAGTAAGTCAGCATTTATTGATGTTTGAGTTACGAGTAAAGAGGCACAGAATAGTGCTCactagatttaaaaaaaatatttgaacagTCACCTGAAGgatattaaattatatagaccatacaattatttatggcaaaattgagtttcaaatctTTTTTAATGTAGAAATCCAAAATTTAGGAAATATTGTTAAAGTTACTCTTAACTACATTGACATATGGGATAAAACAAGCAAACACTAATCTGATTACTGATAAGATATATGCTAAAGTTAAATAGCTCAAGTTCAAGCAGTAAGAAAAACATTTCCAAAAAAATTCTTTAACTTTTCATCTTCACTAAAGTTTCACTTTGGTTTATGTGGACCCATCGGATGACCTAAAGAGTTTAAGAGTATTAACCCTTTGAATGCCTGCGACTGAATCTGACATACGTGTTTGAGCAGCAGCTATGTTCACAAATTTTAACTGGCCAGATTCAATTGCAAAAATTCTCCTTATAAACTGTATAAGCCATACTAGGACGATCATTAAGATcaacttttcaaaaaataaaaaattttgcctTGTGAACCAAGTGCTCTTATACATTTTGCATCAAATTCTGAAATAATGCAATAACATGTGATTcagattatataatatattttcatttaaggGTATTTTATTTGGTTTGCATTAAATTAAAGGAGTTTGTGGTGGTTTTCTATATAGTTCAGTTTGCAGTTTCATGTACATGCAGCATGTGAAACAAATACATGCTACAGTAGCTACACCATTAGggtaattattattgtttacaGGGTTTTTATGTTAAATTTGAACTGCAGTTGTAGTGTGCACAACTCTAAATTGTGCTGATAATTCTGATGGTCATACTTAGCAGCCTTATTGTGCTTTAAAACATCTATTTACACTTTTTGCTATTAGCTTATACAGCACTTATGCGAAGTCGTCCTGTGCCCTTAGCATTTTCCGTGTTTTCTCTGGCAACTTCATAGGTAGCGATTTCATCTCATCACTCTGCACATGATTTGTATGGAATATTTGGATTTTACAGCTTCATATGAAATTGATGTTAATGATACAAACATCTTTTCTAAACTCGCATCGGGCAGCTTTCCTGATGAAGCGATGGTAAGTACAGCCATAGAGCATCTTAAACTTAGAAAACATACAGGATATGTGCGTGGGCATGTGAAAGTGAGTAGAGCAAAAGTGATAGCAGATTGAGCTTTGGTGTTGTGACTGTTTCGGTCAATGTTTGAGACCGCAAATGTTCAAATTTTCAGACCACAATGTAGCTTAAACAGCTACACATGCTGATCATGTACACTTTTGTTGTCTTCATGATACTATATACCCTCTTTTGATAGCACCGGCCCTGACAGTACATATATTGACAACAGAAGTGTACTTGCTCAACTCCTTTCATCCATCCCTTGCTATATTCACTAACCACATGAACAATTATTGCATTATGTAGCAGATGAATTTAGCTGCCGAGTTATAATTTTTTCCATAATAAGGAACTTCATATTCTGCTATCCCACTGTTCAAATCAAACGACTTAGAAGCTTTGCTCAAATAATTGTTCACAGCAGATTGACCAGCACACAATTATAAGGTTGTCtgctcttttttctttttagcatAAAGTAGAAGGCAATTCTAATTCTGTATTTATCATTCGACATTGTGCAATTTTTCATGCTGTCTATAATTGCTCAACTGCTTTTTTGGTAAACGGGTCACACATTTCCTACTGTTGCTGACTGTTTCCATTAGAAAGACTTGATATCTTGGTTTTTGGCTGAGTATCTAACAGTTACAAAAGTTCTTTCCTACCGAGAGTTCATCTGAAACCAGTCTCAACAATGCAAATCTAATGCTGGAAATTTGTACATCACTATCTGTTACAGATAATAAAAGAAATCCAGGCTGTTGCTGCTGACCACAAGAAGCCTGAGCCTGTGAAGGAGTTAGAGAGAGGCTACTGCACTATACTTTAGACACTATCCCATACTCGCTACTTCTCACGCCTCTCTCCaacaatgtttattttatttcttcagGTGCCCATAATTTATTGTAAACTATGTTGCCTTTAATTCTGATCAATTTAGTTTGCCCCTTTGGTTACCTAAATATCTTCATTGTGgcaattttaataattaatcatTGGGTCCATTTCTAACAATCTCTTACCATGTCCGCTGTTTCTATTGAATGACTCTATCGCGTcaagatatatgtatatttgagGGCGAATGATTGGCTGAAATTAACTGGCTACGGCCCGGTTTCACTCATGAGCGAACCACCCtgcaaatttttatatttgtgcGCCACTTTGGCAGTCATTCTTTGgaaataaatattgtttaaaagTGAACACATACATCAGTGGCTTGCAATCTATAGCTGGCACTTGTCAGTCGTTATAGTTTTAACAAGTACTCAACCCTTACTGATATTGACAAGTGTTATATAAGTGCAAATTGAAATACAGAGCTTAAAGGCGTTTTACTCATTTGCGcttttatagttatttttagATAAGCCTTTTCTACTAATTACCTCGTTTTCATGGAAAAACAAGATCACAGAATCtcttttgcaaattttatcACCATAGTGCAACGTTTTAAACCATTAGCAATGTTGACTATGATAAATCTCCAAAAAAAGATTCTGGATTCTCAGAAGTTGAGTTGCTTTCAATTGAAGAAAATGACATTTTGAGCCATTTTCGTTATATTTCGGAAAACCTAGTTGTTGGTAAACTGGTAAACTAGTGAAGGAACCTTTAACCATGATGTTAAGTAAATCTCGCTCTGCAGCTCGTAGCCTTAAAACAAGTCAAGTATAGTTATAGTGAGTTTGTGCGCATCCAACGAGTGCTTCATTCTCTTTATGTCATTTTGCTCCATAAGTTCAAGCCTGTAGTCTTACACATCGGCtaaatttatatgcaaaataacTGCAAACTTATACTAAAAAAACTTGATATATAATATCCGCTGCTAAAATAAACTACTAAAATAAACTGTAGTTTATTTTAGCAGTGGGTATTGTATATTACAAGCTTTTCTCATGTAAGTTCGCAGGAACCTTGTGAAGCCATTGTAGGTTGGCTATACAAAGTTAAAAATTAATTCATGACATTTCATTAGTAATTCATCAAAAGAATGCAAAAAAGGAGCTCAAGTCTTTCGTGCCACGCGTGAATTATTGCGGAGCTAATTGgattagaatttatgtgaaATGAACGAGGTATGACTCAAGCACTGAAAAGAAATTAGATGAAGCCAGCTGCGTCTATTAGCTGCACCTGGTCAGACCAATATTTTTATCCCATGATTAATAGATGCGCAGAATATAGGAATACTTCTAATAGCACATCAACTGTCTAATACTTCATTGGTTAgatgtataatataatttatgtttggCTTTTACGGAAGCATGTGTCATTAAGAGCCACCCACAACTATCAACCACTGAAAAGTTAGCAAGCATGAAGAAATCATCTCAAACAGTTTAATTTATGTTATTTGGTGTGGTTATAAAAATCTGAATCAGCAACAGGGTCAGTTTTTTAACCACAGGTTTATTTTAATGAATCAGTTCCTTTTCACTGTCATAGGTAACTTTTGTTTAAAGGAGGGGACAAAATGGGCAGCATTGTAAAAGTCTGTCAATGTTTCacataaataaaaatcttgttgaaaaaatgaataaaaaataacttgacataaatgaaaaaatggTGTGGTTCTATTTATTGGTTTATCATTTAAATGAATGCACCTACATTTTTGCCACAATAAAGCCTTTTCTATTACAATGTTACTAGTTAGAATTATTGGTTTCCCTTGCATGGCATAGTAACAATTGATAAGATTTACAAGGTAGAAACTTGTGGTGGCTACTAGCTGTGCTGTGCTACTCGAGTACAAATTCGAGTACAAGTACTACTCGAGTACTGATTTCAACTACTCTCTACTCTACTCGAAGGGGCCATAATATGGGATAAatatactctacttgtactccctCGGGAAGAAAGTACTTGGAATCTACTTGCAAACTTAaatactctactctactttactctacatcaaatatactctactctactttacatcaaaatactctactccattttactctacatcaaatatactctactcttaCTTGCACCAGGGAGTTGTCAACTCCCTGTTGACACAATATTTCTCTTTACTTTACCTAGACTGTGATCCAATTTGTATTGTGTACTACCTGCTTTGTTCAGCACCACAATTTCTCTGTTTGTACTCTGTACGTGTGTAATGTATGTTGGAACAAGGGCTTTTTCTTATTGAAATGTCAATCCAAGGTCACATAGACTACTGAAATGTTGTACAAGTAACATGGTATGATAGTTAAGTGTTTGTGAGAattcagaaaaataaaatgtgaggagagatttattttaacaatggcAGAGGCAGTGGTGGCATCTTGGTGAGGCCATATCGCGCCTCAATGAGCGATGCCGTTCTGGAGAACCTCATTTTCTGCAAATGCAACAGGCTGCAGGGCCTAgtataaataaagaaaactaGAACCCGGGGATAGTTGgacattatacttttatattatcatattattttatcatattataataattatcataccctaatcattatcatattatatataggcctacctgtACTGGTTAATTTGGCTGTTTTACTTGTTTGTtcgttttactttaatttaataaaaagtacttAATATTTGATTAATGTACTCTATACTTGTACTTGAAATTCAGAAGGAAAACTCTACTTGAACTTCAAATTTGAGAAataactctacttgtactcggaaccaagttgtgatactttacttgtactcggaatcaaattgtgatactctacttgtactcggaagGCAGAAACATCTGTATACTTGTACTTGTACTCGATTTTGTTTTGAGTACTCGCTTACTCTACTTGAACTGAAAAAAAGTACTTGAGCACAGCTCTGGCTACTAGTACTGTTAATTCAACAGGCAGCCAGACACCACAGCTATCTCTAAAATCACTACTGTGCAATACAAACCAAATTCAATTTGTTCGCTGCTTTGTCTCAAGAAAAGTGAAGAGGGGAGGGGAGACCATCTGAAACAGGGCTAGTTTTATAAGGTCTTAGTGTTTATGCCCTGTTTACATTTAACATCTTGGGCTACATAACATCCAAAGGCAAAAAACTCACACATTAATATCAATACTAAAAAACTTAGTATGATATTGCATCTTATGAcaagattaaaattttgaaaaaaaattacaaatgtcAGATTTTTGATGTGTCTATAAATTGAGCGCATGAAATTTTGATAGTATGCGCTGTTTGATTTCAACATCTTTTTGTTATCAACAGGCCAAAGTCTCTATAAAACAAAATGCCAAACAGGCTGCTACATATGATACACTTATGAGAGCATAAGTTTAACACGCCTAATGGTTATAGCGACAAATTGAAACATAGGAAAAAGAGTGcaggtaataaattataaacctgCTATCACATCTATAAAAGATACGCAATGTACAAATATCTGAAACTGCTTATAGATTATGTGTTGATATTATGGTCATCAACGTGTATGTCATTAGTCTTGTTAACAACTCGTAAAGAAGGAATCTTTGATAGCGCAGCATCTGAAAGAGCCAGAGAAAGAAGAGAGGTATGGTAACAATTAATTGCAATGGGATAAGCAAACAAAAGGTTTCCTTCATGATTTAGTCAGGAAAAAAGTTAAAATCAATTATGATGGTGCATTTTGTTTTGGCATTCGCTAGAGAGTGCAGTAAAACAATTGAAGACTATGTCAACATGTTGTCAAGATTCCTTTTCTTAAAAAGAACTTAAAAGAATATGATACAcatttaaaaacacaaaatgcTGACATAGAGACAGCTCAGACATCCAAGTGATCTCACAACTTCTGTACTTAATGAGATATGATGCTAATGTCAGTGATAACAGGTAGAAGTTTCATTGCTTGGTTTTATAATCTAATAACTTACCTTCTACTCTCATGGTTTACATATATCTAGTGTTACACTCACGCTATACATACTGTACACTTTTGTTAGTTTACTGAGAGATTATGAATAGCCTGCTGCCAACCTATGTACATTTTTAACTATGTACAACTCCATGTAATACATCTCCATGTCTCTCTTGGGATCATCTGAGGTGACTAAGGCTGTCCATGGTTGTGGCTTTTATATGGTAGGAGATCTCCAACCAGATCGATTACCATGAGATCTGCCATGCGTTTGTATTGATCCACTTCCATTTTAAATTCCTTTTAGCTACCTCTTTATAGCGGAGTCTAAGCCTCCCTGATTTCGTTTACCATCACATTGTTGTGAGAATAATAGTTAATGCGAAAGTCAGTCTTGTTTCATTTTGTATACATGGCCCAACTATAGATGGTAGACCTTCCCATTTTAAGATCTCTAAATTTGTGATCTTGGCCTTATTCTTTGATACTCTCGATGTCCTTTAAGGTCTGATCATCACAGCATGTAGGTTCCATACTTGAGCTTAATAAATCATCCGGGTCTTTGTACCGTATAAGAGTATTGACAGAATCACTGCTCGACACACTTTACACTTCACCTTGACCGACACAAGCCGCAGACAGCCGTtatttttagtataattaatACTCCAAAAGCTAATTAAGTTAACTCAGTATAGTTATCAGTACCAAaacaatattaattattttctagCCCAGGGATTGTCAAATGATTTTAGCCATGATCCGTTACAGCcaaatctgacaaattaaagatccacaacaagctttacatgtagatgtgcattttttttaccatacatacatgtaaacatgcaattatttttgtacATCTTAAAATAGGGCGGcaaatacaattaaaaaaacttttttatttacataattTGACTGAAAATCAATGAATGAATgtgatgtaataaatatgtctgataaCAGGGAGAACAATGATGAGTGGGCTTTGAATTCACAATTTATCAAAACACGGTTTCTCGCTACTTGCAGCGACTCTTGAAGTTCATCAAGATGGGTATTTGTGAGTCGTTTTCTATGATTGTTTCTcacaaaattcattgctgaaaacaatgaatttacaaaaatttcaaaaaaagtttacaaaaatcttttttaaaccaaatttaaaaataaaatttattttcaaatttaatatttaatatttcaaaaatatttttagacaGCCAACTTAAAAATCTTCAGAAAAACTCAAAAGATTCAGATTCGAATTTAGATccgccatttggccatagctgcTTTAGCCTTTTCTTAAACATTTTTTGGTTTTGAGTTGTATTTTACAATTTCAGCCAATGGCTACATTTACTGCATGTGTTCAACTAATGCCACACACATTCAATTTTCTTAAAGCGTTAAgagagtttttaaaaataaacattgagcCGCATAGAAGGCAGACTAACTTATTTGTTAAAGATGACTTCCTTCCTCACTGTTAATTTGCCATTCCTTCCTCACTATTAATTTGCCAAACTTTTTAGTACCAGAGTGGCACGTAACTCAAATTATTCTATTCTACCTCTGCTGTTTGTTGGGTAGATGATATACCACACACGCACAGCATAAGCTGAGAAGAACAATTCAAAAATCTTACAGTTAATTAATGTGCTTATCTGCAGAAACCATTTTAACATACTCCTTACTGGGCTACCAGTATtgcaaaatataattttcttttgCTTCATTCAACTTAAAATGATTTAATTCCACACTAACTTTTCATCTCGATGTTTTTAATGTCCCTTATGGCACCCTTTTAAGTCTTTCAATTAAGTTCAAAGCCTGTATGTGAAGGGTTAGTATGTTTATAGGGTATGTCTATGAATAGTTCGTCTATTTATAAAGCATATCTATGGATTGTTTTCGGGTTGAGAAGTTCAACTTGATAAAATTAGTTAAGGTGTGTAATGGTAGTTCCTTCTCTCAAAAGAGTTATGAACGTCAACCAGTTAGTAATGTGaaacaatatatcaatataatgTACCAAGTCATTGACTGTATGCATCTATCAAAGtgacaaacacacacaaaacTTAAATACTCATATTAAACTAAAAGTCAATTTTAGAATTTAAAAACAGTATTTCTTTCTTATACtactttaaatatatatacatataggtcatatatatcacatatatataggacatacatatatatcatatacctTGCATATATAATTACATTGTGTATgcatatgatgatgatgatgatatatatatatatatatataaagaaaaagaaaagatagaaaaatatctccctcttggagaagagattgaaaaatgctgggatgtaagaacaactgtaacccctgtagtcattggggcactgggcgcaataacaccggcgcataaaatgtggcttgcccaaataccgacagcaatcaactcaggtgatttgcagaaaagtgcgctattggggacagctaagatcttgaggcgagtgctcaaactcccaggtctctggtaggagagccggtttagagcagaaattaccacccatacgggttaaccgggttgaggaaacaattttgtatatatatatatatatatatatacatatatatacaattttagtACAATTCAGACCTCAGACgcaattttagtacaattgcgtctgaggagtgcttcgcacgaaacaaatttgtaacgcaaatactaaaagtttacttttttcgcaataatttttcatatatatatatatatatatatatatatatatatatgtaacatatCGGTATATATATCATCATTTGGACACTTTtaccaaattttaaaaatgttaccaaatattaaaaattatatattttaaatgtcTCAAATAAATTTGAGACATGTCTGATAAGTTTGAGGagtgtaaataaattttaaatgataGAAGATACAGACTATTTCATTTCATTTCTGTAATAAAATTGCTAGCTATTTTCAATTCTTATGACCCCATGACCCCATACCTCTATGACCGTATCACCCTCTGCAAGTGAACTTCATAAAAAATTGGAAATCTGGCATTTCACTGTAACTAACAAATAAACCTTGTTTTGATGAATTTGGAAAACTGAATATTTTAGTTGCTAGCATTGTTCATCAGCTAACACACGTTCCTGGTATGCCTCAGCTAACACACGTTCTTGGTATGCCTCAGCTAACACACGTTCCTGGTGTGCCTCAGCTAACACACGTTCTTGGTATGCCTCAGCTAACACACGTTCCTGGTATGCCTCAGCTAACACACGTTCCTGGTGTGCCTCAGCGAACACACATTCCTGGTATGCCTCAGCTAGCACACGTTCCTGGTGTGCCTCAGCTAACACACGTTCCTGGTGTGCCTCAGCGAACACATGTTCCTGGTGTGCCTCAGCTAGCACACGTTCCTGGTATGCCTCAGCTAACACACGTTCCTGGTGTTCATCAGCTAACACACGTTCCTGGTATGCCTCAGCTAGCACACGTTCCTGGTGTGCCTCAGCTAACACACGTTCCTGGTGTGCCTCTGCTAGCACACGTTCCTGGTGTGCCTCAGCTAGCACACGTTCCTGGTATGCCTCAGCTAACACATGTTCCTGGTGTGCCTCAGCTAACACACGTTCCTGGTGTGCCTCAGCTAGCACACGTTCCTGGTATGCCTCAGCTAGCACACGTTCCTGGTGTGCCTGAGCTAGCACACATTCCTGGTATGCCTCAGCTAGCACACGTTCCTGGTATGCCTCAGCTAACACACGTTCCTGGTGTTCATCAGCTAACACACGTTCCTGGTATGCCTCAGCTAGCACACGTTCCTGGTGTGCCTCAGCTAGCACACGTTCCTGGTGTGCCTCAGCTAGCACACGTTCCTGGTATGCCTCAGCTAACACACGTTCCTGGTGTGCTTCAGCTAGAAAATGGAGTGTGCTAGCCTTCGGCAAAAGGTCTGCACCACAACCATACTAATGAATTTTACGgcaaaacatttattatattcCTGATAGGAGGCACTGACTTTTCAGTCGCACCATGACACTAATTAACAACCCTTAGATAAATAATGTTGTAATAAACTTTAGTTAATTAAATGCAAACCCACCAGAAGCCTTACCGCACCGTTTGGGAGAGGCTAATACCTTGAGAGCAACCTTTTCATCTCCAAGTCATTTTTCTGTTATTAATTTAGTGAATCTTAAAGAGTTTTTTGCCTGCAGAAAACAGTTTGGCTGAAGTTGAACCATAAAACAGCAGAAAACATTATTTTACCAATTTGCCATTCGCTCCAACATACAAAGAGCCTGAAACTCTTGTTACTTGTGAAGAGAATCTATATCGGGAAATTACATGAATTGTTTGACCACTTTAGGGAGTGCCTGTAGTACATAACAAATTTGCTTGTAAAAGGAACAGTGATTGCATCTTGAATTTCCTCGAAGTCATAATTAGATAGCATCATCTAAATGGTTTATTTAACAACTTGCTCCAACTTACGACTAATTGAAATCGTTTGCATAAATTTTCGAGTAAAAGGAAGTAGCAATTAAGGGAGATAGCCAAGTGTGATGATATCACGGTTATAGAATAAGATACAGAAACATGGAGTGGGAAGTCGAGATGAATCAGTTGAATTATTTGTTGCGTAAGATATTGACACGCGACTCAAATAGAAACATCTGTATCTTCTTTTCTAACATCTCCGCAAGCTGATCCGTGTTGGCCACCCGCCAACTCAGTGCGTCAACCAAACCTCAGCTCAGTTACACGCTGTGCCATGCAAACCATTCAGCTAGACCTCCTTCAACCTAAAAATAGTATAAGACACTTCTACGTTGTTTTCAACTGAAGATAAATATCATGactttcattttttataaaaaatcgTACAAAACATTGGAACGCAACTTATATGCTGACATGAACCAGCTAGAAATGGCTTATAAATATCAATACATATATTGAGCATCTACAGGTGTTAGAAGATTTATATGCATaataaacttttgttaaaatttagttaccgtatatacatgtagttatgggTAAAAATGACAGCATGATAATATTAACAAACACAAAACATGCTGTCATTAAGCCATTAATACCATCTATTATTGGTCAAAAACCAAAAACCTAaaccaaaagtcaaaaatgaaatgttcCAGGCTGGTAAATATTGCATCCCATCATCCCATGAGCCATTTTAACAGCTTCAGATAGCAAAGTGTTTTAGCAGACAGCtgattttagtttttgttactcaaaaacattttttctagttATGTTCttcatatgttatataatatatattttgctaGACTTTCTCCTGCGAGATGACGCATTAAtcaaatatgtatacaatatttgtcCTCTTTCTAACATAGCGTTTTTCATGGCGTTATGTTttctattaatataatattatattgcttATATTGTTGCTATCAGGATACACCCGTGTTAGCGTTACCACTACAAGGCACAACATACTTACTCTGTAATTTATATCTACTCTCTGAACTATGATGTCTACAGTTTACCTCCAACTTTGATCCTAGGCCATATCTACAGCCAtctattaattaaattaattcaatttaatgaaaagATTTGAATGCTAATTTAATATCATGATTTTAAAATGGTTTCCTACTTTTTAGTTAGAATTTTGATCTGTTTTTAACTTAACTTCATTTTAATTCACACAAacttaatatatatttacttaattaAGACGTCATCTTATAGAAAGGAGTCTAAAAAAATACGATATTATATGTCTCATGTAAAACaataactaaaaaaatatttttttaaagttaattcGGAGCAGAGATAATTTGATGCTTATTTATGTTTAATCtaaattaatttcaatttttcaaGTCTTATATGACTAAATGTTGAATGGTGACAACATAATAAAGTATTATATGACTAAATGTTGAACGGCGACAACATAATCAAGTCTTATATGACTAAATGTTGAACTGTGACAACATAATCAAGTCTTATATGACTAAATGTTGAACTGTGACAACATAATCAAGTCTTATATGACTAAATGTTGAACTGTGACAGCATAATAAAGTATTATTTGCTGTGGCAGCACTGAATAGTCATTGTAAATACGCTAGAGTTTGCTTCAATCCCGGTTATCACTTAATCATAATTCATGTGGAGACGATCCTGAAGTATGTATATAACATTGAGTTATGCCTGTTCACAGATTTTCTTCATGTTTAGCTTTAAGATGATACCCTAGTAGTCAGTAGCCTAGTAGTCAGTTAACTCATTTGCTAAACATGCCTGTAAACATTTACTAAACATGCCTAAACATACCTAATAATGACCTGACACGCCTCTACAAGCAGTGCTCTGACTTAATCTAGTTGAGATGAAGATCACTAGTGCTGAGATGAAGAACTTGAAGAGGTTTATATTAGTCACACTAAAAACACAAAATAGTAATATTGtatgaaattaaaattacatGGTCTGAATGagttattactaaaattatcaAGTAATAACTCAGTAAAGACAATGGTCATTCCCTTAAAATAATAGCATTTTTGTGAACGATAAATGGACA
The sequence above is drawn from the Watersipora subatra chromosome 5, tzWatSuba1.1, whole genome shotgun sequence genome and encodes:
- the LOC137397590 gene encoding uncharacterized protein, with amino-acid sequence MPQLTHVLGMPQLTHVPGVPQLTHVLGMPQLTHVPGMPQLTHVPGVPQRTHIPGMPQLAHVPGVPQLTHVPGVPQRTHVPGVPQLAHVPGMPQLTHVPGVHQLTHVPGMPQLAHVPGVPQLTHVPGVPLLAHVPGVPQLAHVPGMPQLTHVPGVPQLTHVPGVPQLAHVPGMPQLAHVPGVPELAHIPGMPQLAHVPGMPQLTHVPGVHQLTHVPGMPQLAHVPGVPQLAHVPGVPQLAHVPGMPQLTHVPGVLQLENGVC